Genomic DNA from Cloeon dipterum chromosome 3, ieCloDipt1.1, whole genome shotgun sequence:
aattttttagattagtaataatcattttaaatgacAGCCCAGCTACAtacaagttaaataaataatgcaactttTTTATCGGTTGCCAACCATAATaccgatttttattatttgttgagtCTTGTCATGGCTGCCTGAAGCTGATTATGAGGTGGCCGGCGGTTTGTTGTCAAGACTGAATCGTAATCGTGCTCGCTGTTATGTAGGGATCGGATCGTCAGCGTCTTTCGCGTCTCCATCAATTTCCATCCGGAGAATAAGAACGTCCATCTGTAGCGCTTGGGGCCAGGGACGCGTTGAACGCCACAATCCGTAGCGCGGCGGGCGCGGCCGCGTATAATGAGCAAGAAGAAGGAAAGCGTAAGAGTGCTTCACATAGCTAATCCAAGGCCGCGGCATAACTCGCGACAACTTGCAGGTTGACGATGAGGACAAGTGGCGTTGGCGTCCTCCGCCCAGAGGACTTGTCGCCGACGCTTACACGCTATGTGAAACGTGGAAGACGGAAGGGACGTGCCGCTACGGTGTCCAGTGCGTCGAAGCGCACGGCGAAGAGGAGCTGGAGGAATGGCGGCAGCGTTTCGAAGAAAGGAAAGCACGCTTGGCCACTGCCACCTACATCGAGAACCTCTTGGATAAATGGAATACCTCTGATGACAAATCGAGCGTCATTGCTGAAAAGATTCCAGCCGGGGTGTTATCCTTAACATGCGAAGATCTAGCCAACGTCGTGGCCGCCAGTAAGCATAGCAAGACCTCTTGGACCATATCGGCACAAACAACTGGAAAGACCAGATTGAGAGCAGTTGCCCTTCTTCAAGATAGTTGCAGAGAGCACTTTCGATTGGCAGAAGTTCAGGTAATCAGAATCACCGATACAACAACGTCACGTCATAAACCTTTACCATAACTGTACAATAtaccaatttcattttgataaataaactTCCTGCTCACCTGCTTCCTTTCTCCTTTCAAAATGTCTAAAAGCAATGTTTGTGTCATTGATATGTTAGTTACTAAAGACCAAACgtacaatattatattaaacgaaattaataaattgcttcTAAATCTCcaaagaaaatacattttgaaacTCATTCAACCACATTTCAGATTCGCTTGGGAAATAATCcggtaaatttatttcgaccTAACACCAATCAAGACTGGAAAGTTCCTGACTTAGCCTACAAGAACATGAAACCTGAGGGAAAAATCCACTACAAGATAAAAGCAGTATTTTCCACCGATATATATGGCACATTTCGTCAATCAATTGTATTTGACTTTGGTTCCTTTCCTGTAACTGTTAAGCATGTGAGTGTAGAAGTGGTACCAGGACCTGGAAAATCTGAAGAAGGAGATTCAATTGAAGCCGATCCCGAAGAAGAGCAAGAGCGGCTGGCCGAGGTCAGGAGTTTGGTGGTTAGTTCAGCGGGCCGCTGGACTGATGGAGTTAATGCCACCGTCATTCCATTTTCATCTGACGCCTACAAGTGTCTGCCCCTGACCCAACAACCAAGACATGCTCTCACGGAAATTGAACAAGAGCTGCTTGCAGCTTATCCTGTGCCCCAACCAAGCGAATTCCTTGTTTCTCACGCTGTCATGGATCGACAGGTCacagctttaaattttacggaCAGAATGCATCAACTTCTTTTCATAGAGGAGCTTGCGAGGTATTGTATCTTTGAcgagaaaagtaatttttttaatgtggttTGCGCTCTAGGAACGATTTGGTTTCGCATTTCAATGTCGAGGTCAAGTTACTTTTGACTTCAAGCTATCTTCTGTCCACCTCATCAGCTCCAGGAAGTGGCGGTGGTGGGGGAGGAACAGCAAAGTATGCGCCGCCTGGTGAGCTCTACGCACAATTATCTCTCAGCAAAGACATTTCGGAAGATACCTGCTCTGGGAGGTTGATTCTCAATAACTGCACTTCAATCTACATCTCTGCTGCAGATGAAAAAGAAAGAGTATTGAATTATCATATAATAAACGTCACTTTTTTCATGAAGATCTTGATTTTCAGCTTAAAGATGTGAAACGAACTGTCTATGAGGCTGTTATTGAAGACAAAGGAAGAAGTATGGTTTACCTGCGTCTTCCTCTGGGTTTGGTGAAACACTTCAATCTCAAAGCGGACATGGATTTCCCTGCGGATGTTCAGTTCCAATTAAACCGAGTTCCTTTCTGTGAATGGCATCGAGCTGTTGATCAAATGAAGTCGAATATTCGACTTATTTTTCCTGAAACTTTGAGGACTCCAAGCATTCCGTGGACACCGCAAAGGTGGAATATTAACCTAAGTCATTGTGTCATACTTAACGTACATATAttgaatatgcaaatttttcaaactaaaatgaAGGGTTTATATTTCAGTTCTCTGTCAGAAATTTGGCAACTTgctctaaaacaaaattttcaaaaattgtttatcgcaATCTGTTtatgatcaaattttttgtctttttaattaaaggacatttctggaataattaaaatttaccatcACGTGTATCATAAACTATTTAATACTTATAATtgacaattaaatttcttacacCTTGCTGAGTATGAAAATGTTACTTTATGAAACATATGtagattttccaaaatcatcCAATGGCATGATTttgactattttaaatttgcaggcAGTGGAATGACAATTTGGACTCGAGGCTTAACCCTAAGCAGAGAGAAGCAGTAGTTGCCATCACGACGCCAGTTGAAACTCCGTTGCCTCCCATTCTTTTAATTGGCCCATTTGGCACTGGCAAGACATACACCCTGGCTCAAGCGATCAAACAAATCCTGATGCAGCCAAATACAAAAGTCTTAGTGTGCACACATTCCAACAGCGCTGCTGATCTGTACATCAAAGACTACCTTCATCCTTATGTGCTGGAAGGGCATGAAGAAGCTCGGCCGTTGAGGATTTACTACACAAGACGATGGGTGACAACAGTGAACCAAATAGTGCAAAAGGTGAACTAAGACTTACTGGCATTGGTACGTGGTTGACTGATTAGGATATATATTGCAGTACTGCTTGATTGACGTGTCAGAGACAGAGAGAACGTTCAGGAGCCCATCTGTTGAAGACATTGATAGGCATAGGGTTATTGTTGTAACATTGAGCATTTCAATGCATTTGTCGAGCATTGGTCTGAAGAAGGGACACTTCACACACATTCTGTTGGATGAAGCAGCTCAGGCAATGGAGTGTGAGGCCATCATGCCCCTAGCAATCGCTGATGAAAAAACCAGGATTGTGCTTGCTGGAGACCACATGCAGGTAAAACTCTAAATGCAGTTGTTATTAgttgaaattaacttttatttaaatttagttaagtCCTGAAGTTCATTCGCCTTTCGCAAGAGAAAAAGGATTGCATTATTCATTATTGGAGCGACTATATGACCATTACCCTCCAAACTTCCCTTGCAAGATCCTGCTGTGTGAAAACTACAGAGCTCACGAAGctattataaatttcacatCAGAGCTCTTCTATGACCAGAAGCTAATTAGTGGTGGCCATCAGCCTCGGCATGAGAAGCATTACCCTCTGACGTTTTACACAACAAGAGGAGAGGATGTCCAGGATCAGAACAGCACAGCATACTTTAACAATGCAGAGGTAATGAGTTGAATTCTgcgggaaatttaaacaattacaCTGTGGTCTCTGTCTAGGTTTATGAAATTGTGGAACGAGTGGCAGAGCTGCGAAAAAAGTGGCCCAAAGAGTGGGGTCGCTTAGATGAGCACAGCATTGGAGTGATGACTCCCTACGCTGATCAAGTATTCCGAATTAGAGCTGAACTCCGCAAGAGGCGAATGGGAGGGACATCAGTAGAAAGAGTTCTGAATGTTCAAGGTAAACAAAGATCTTTAAACTATGCAAATGCACTCACATTGTCATTAATTTAGGAAAGCAATTCCGGGCTGTATTTTTGAGCACGGTGCGAACGAGAAACACATGTAAAACTGGTACAAAAGAAGCTTCTGCTGAAGATGTGGATTATGGGTTTCTTTCAAACTCGAAACTCTTGAACACTGCTATCACCCGAGCTCAGAGCTTGGTTGCCGTAATTGGCGACCCAGTGGCACTATGTTCCATCGGCCGTTGCAGGTTagaatgttaatattttgaatagaTTTGGTTTATGAACACAAACGAACTCTTTCAACACTAACAAAATTGTGCTAAACATTTCAGTacttaaaatttctgactataaaaattttatattctttaaatGGCTTTATACCATGTAACTCTTAATCGGGATAGAAAGttaggtttaaatttaaagagaaaataaccAGCATGTTttcgcaactttcaacaacttTTTGGCTTCTCAATCCATcagcagcaatttaatttgcaaatcaaaatccATGCCGCAGTGTTTTCTCTAGTGGATTTCCAGAATATTTAATAACCAGTCATTTAAAGCAATGACTGCTCTCTAttgtgaaagtaaaaatataaaagagtaaagataaatttcctttttacaaattttcgcaCGCTTAAAATTCCATTCATTATTTGAAGATATTTCAATGGGAGAAATCATATGACAATGCTGaatgaagaatatttattaatgatCTCTTAGGTGCCTATGGTTGATTCATATCAGCATATAAGTACTAGCTTGCTTTTCAACAACCAGCATAACAAGATGAATTGAaagtaaatgaattttccaggaaagTGTGGGAGCGATTCATCAACATCTGCCACCAGAACCGGAGCTTGCATGGCATCACTTGGGCTAATCTGCGTGCGCAGCTGGATGGAGTAGAAATGAGATGCACTTACACCCTGAATCCTCTTGCGCCCGAGTTTGTGCCGAGACAGATGCAGTCGGAAGCTGCTGCCAGCAAACCAATGCCTAATGTATTTACCGGAGCCAACTTGAACTACAATCAAATGCCCATGACAACCCCGTCGAATTTGTCCTATGCCCAAATGTTCTACATGAATCCACAGATGTTCATGTCGCCTCAGATGATGTACCCGCCGACTCCGTGGAAGCCCCGAGTGAATCCGCCTCCGCCGCAAAGAGCGCCAATCATCAGACAACCTGCTCCACCAAACTTCTTCCCTCCACCGTACCCAGGCCAACCGCCCAGGATGCCTCCTCAGATGCCTGGA
This window encodes:
- the Helz gene encoding probable helicase with zinc finger domain isoform X2; this encodes MSKKKESVDDEDKWRWRPPPRGLVADAYTLCETWKTEGTCRYGVQCVEAHGEEELEEWRQRFEERKARLATATYIENLLDKWNTSDDKSSVIAEKIPAGVLSLTCEDLANVVAASKHSKTSWTISAQTTGKTRLRAVALLQDSCREHFRLAEVQIRLGNNPVNLFRPNTNQDWKVPDLAYKNMKPEGKIHYKIKAVFSTDIYGTFRQSIVFDFGSFPVTVKHVSVEVVPGPGKSEEGDSIEADPEEEQERLAEVRSLVVSSAGRWTDGVNATVIPFSSDAYKCLPLTQQPRHALTEIEQELLAAYPVPQPSEFLVSHAVMDRQVTALNFTDRMHQLLFIEELARNDLVSHFNVEVKLLLTSSYLLSTSSAPGSGGGGGGTAKYAPPGELYAQLSLSKDISEDTCSGRLILNNCTSIYISAADEKERLKDVKRTVYEAVIEDKGRSMVYLRLPLGLVKHFNLKADMDFPADVQFQLNRVPFCEWHRAVDQMKSNIRLIFPETLRTPSIPWTPQRQWNDNLDSRLNPKQREAVVAITTPVETPLPPILLIGPFGTGKTYTLAQAIKQILMQPNTKVLVCTHSNSAADLYIKDYLHPYVLEGHEEARPLRIYYTRRWVTTVNQIVQKYCLIDVSETERTFRSPSVEDIDRHRVIVVTLSISMHLSSIGLKKGHFTHILLDEAAQAMECEAIMPLAIADEKTRIVLAGDHMQLSPEVHSPFAREKGLHYSLLERLYDHYPPNFPCKILLCENYRAHEAIINFTSELFYDQKLISGGHQPRHEKHYPLTFYTTRGEDVQDQNSTAYFNNAEVYEIVERVAELRKKWPKEWGRLDEHSIGVMTPYADQVFRIRAELRKRRMGGTSVERVLNVQGKQFRAVFLSTVRTRNTCKTGTKEASAEDVDYGFLSNSKLLNTAITRAQSLVAVIGDPVALCSIGRCRKVWERFINICHQNRSLHGITWANLRAQLDGVEMRCTYTLNPLAPEFVPRQMQSEAAASKPMPNVFTGANLNYNQMPMTTPSNLSYAQMFYMNPQMFMSPQMMYPPTPWKPRVNPPPPQRAPIIRQPAPPNFFPPPYPGQPPRMPPQMPGMRPQPMHPPMAQPHAAPQPPPPPRVPVQQRIMPPERVGGANPETDQLKQIQFLSNVHFPPERHPSPASSANSWETNSMMSEKIIPRRMYPAVQQQPIRPMPHHPGVAPPPPVSTPQRVSQMQALLPPNYTLEMMLVDTTAQYEWHRHLIETCGPEIGAKFVEMIVSANNKKKVLPEVKTSIPQLQPMVQQMPPQHIAHNRQPQMMPPVTHIMSPTAMSTPMSHQHLMPMQGAASHQQQLSPMTQHKQNEVVEDVVRSLDKLLASSSIAEKAKMINNMPDRIPLPPQFENQYVNRMPAAPMKMPLEFHNGNNLPIQMESMDMFNDDPIPLPPDFRRREMERMQHLGGGMSDMPPLTRSRLFHLQQREEPVNRVDWLNSTPMPSTASRLSRLESTYTHAPDRLVDRIFSAPSPPHPDHEQPSGNSEIVEQPTTPTLSYASVLRQKPQPNMVNPMPKESLLENPFAVLRELGTRSSSQLQSNSNLPYHYYNHN
- the Helz gene encoding probable helicase with zinc finger domain isoform X4, which produces MSKKKESVDDEDKWRWRPPPRGLVADAYTLCETWKTEGTCRYGVQCVEAHGEEELEEWRQRFEERKARLATATYIENLLDKWNTSDDKSSVIAEKIPAGVLSLTCEDLANVVAASKHSKTSWTISAQTTGKTRLRAVALLQDSCREHFRLAEVQIRLGNNPVNLFRPNTNQDWKVPDLAYKNMKPEGKIHYKIKAVFSTDIYGTFRQSIVFDFGSFPVTVKHVSVEVVPGPGKSEEGDSIEADPEEEQERLAEVRSLVVSSAGRWTDGVNATVIPFSSDAYKCLPLTQQPRHALTEIEQELLAAYPVPQPSEFLVSHAVMDRQVTALNFTDRMHQLLFIEELARNDLVSHFNVEVKLLLTSSYLLSTSSAPGSGGGGGGTAKYAPPGELYAQLSLSKDISEDTCSGRLILNNCTSIYISAADEKERLKDVKRTVYEAVIEDKGRSMVYLRLPLGLVKHFNLKADMDFPADVQFQLNRVPFCEWHRAVDQMKSNIRLIFPETLRTPSIPWTPQRQWNDNLDSRLNPKQREAVVAITTPVETPLPPILLIGPFGTGKTYTLAQAIKQILMQPNTKVLVCTHSNSAADLYIKDYLHPYVLEGHEEARPLRIYYTRRWVTTVNQIVQKYCLIDVSETERTFRSPSVEDIDRHRVIVVTLSISMHLSSIGLKKGHFTHILLDEAAQAMECEAIMPLAIADEKTRIVLAGDHMQLSPEVHSPFAREKGLHYSLLERLYDHYPPNFPCKILLCENYRAHEAIINFTSELFYDQKLISGGHQPRHEKHYPLTFYTTRGEDVQDQNSTAYFNNAEVYEIVERVAELRKKWPKEWGRLDEHSIGVMTPYADQVFRIRAELRKRRMGGTSVERVLNVQGKQFRAVFLSTVRTRNTCKTGTKEASAEDVDYGFLSNSKLLNTAITRAQSLVAVIGDPVALCSIGRCRKVWERFINICHQNRSLHGITWANLRAQLDGVEMRCTYTLNPLAPEFVPRQMQSEAAASKPMPNMFMSPQMMYPPTPWKPRVNPPPPQRAPIIRQPAPPNFFPPPYPGQPPRMPPQMPGMRPQPMHPPMAQPHAAPQPPPPPRVPVQQRIMPPERVGGANPETDQLKQIQFLSNVHFPPERHPSPASSANSWETNSMMSEKIIPRRMYPAVQQQPIRPMPHHPGVAPPPPVSTPQRVSQMQALLPPNYTLEMMLVDTTAQYEWHRHLIETCGPEIGAKFVEMIVSANNKKKVLPEVKTSIPQLQPMVQQMPPQHIAHNRQPQMMPPVTHIMSPTAMSTPMSHQHLMPMQGAASHQQQLSPMTQHKQNEVVEDVVRSLDKLLASSSIAEKAKMINNMPDRIPLPPQFENQYVNRMPAAPMKMPLEFHNGNNLPIQMESMDMFNDDPIPLPPDFRRREMERMQHLGGGMSDMPPLTRSRLFHLQQREEPVNRVDSWLNSTPMPSTASRLSRLESTYTHAPDRLVDRIFSAPSPPHPDHEQPSGNSEIVEQPTTPTLSYASVLRQKPQPNMVNPMPKESLLENPFAVLRELGTRSSSQLQSNSNLPYHYYNHN
- the Helz gene encoding probable helicase with zinc finger domain isoform X1, which encodes MSKKKESVDDEDKWRWRPPPRGLVADAYTLCETWKTEGTCRYGVQCVEAHGEEELEEWRQRFEERKARLATATYIENLLDKWNTSDDKSSVIAEKIPAGVLSLTCEDLANVVAASKHSKTSWTISAQTTGKTRLRAVALLQDSCREHFRLAEVQIRLGNNPVNLFRPNTNQDWKVPDLAYKNMKPEGKIHYKIKAVFSTDIYGTFRQSIVFDFGSFPVTVKHVSVEVVPGPGKSEEGDSIEADPEEEQERLAEVRSLVVSSAGRWTDGVNATVIPFSSDAYKCLPLTQQPRHALTEIEQELLAAYPVPQPSEFLVSHAVMDRQVTALNFTDRMHQLLFIEELARNDLVSHFNVEVKLLLTSSYLLSTSSAPGSGGGGGGTAKYAPPGELYAQLSLSKDISEDTCSGRLILNNCTSIYISAADEKERLKDVKRTVYEAVIEDKGRSMVYLRLPLGLVKHFNLKADMDFPADVQFQLNRVPFCEWHRAVDQMKSNIRLIFPETLRTPSIPWTPQRQWNDNLDSRLNPKQREAVVAITTPVETPLPPILLIGPFGTGKTYTLAQAIKQILMQPNTKVLVCTHSNSAADLYIKDYLHPYVLEGHEEARPLRIYYTRRWVTTVNQIVQKYCLIDVSETERTFRSPSVEDIDRHRVIVVTLSISMHLSSIGLKKGHFTHILLDEAAQAMECEAIMPLAIADEKTRIVLAGDHMQLSPEVHSPFAREKGLHYSLLERLYDHYPPNFPCKILLCENYRAHEAIINFTSELFYDQKLISGGHQPRHEKHYPLTFYTTRGEDVQDQNSTAYFNNAEVYEIVERVAELRKKWPKEWGRLDEHSIGVMTPYADQVFRIRAELRKRRMGGTSVERVLNVQGKQFRAVFLSTVRTRNTCKTGTKEASAEDVDYGFLSNSKLLNTAITRAQSLVAVIGDPVALCSIGRCRKVWERFINICHQNRSLHGITWANLRAQLDGVEMRCTYTLNPLAPEFVPRQMQSEAAASKPMPNVFTGANLNYNQMPMTTPSNLSYAQMFYMNPQMFMSPQMMYPPTPWKPRVNPPPPQRAPIIRQPAPPNFFPPPYPGQPPRMPPQMPGMRPQPMHPPMAQPHAAPQPPPPPRVPVQQRIMPPERVGGANPETDQLKQIQFLSNVHFPPERHPSPASSANSWETNSMMSEKIIPRRMYPAVQQQPIRPMPHHPGVAPPPPVSTPQRVSQMQALLPPNYTLEMMLVDTTAQYEWHRHLIETCGPEIGAKFVEMIVSANNKKKVLPEVKTSIPQLQPMVQQMPPQHIAHNRQPQMMPPVTHIMSPTAMSTPMSHQHLMPMQGAASHQQQLSPMTQHKQNEVVEDVVRSLDKLLASSSIAEKAKMINNMPDRIPLPPQFENQYVNRMPAAPMKMPLEFHNGNNLPIQMESMDMFNDDPIPLPPDFRRREMERMQHLGGGMSDMPPLTRSRLFHLQQREEPVNRVDSWLNSTPMPSTASRLSRLESTYTHAPDRLVDRIFSAPSPPHPDHEQPSGNSEIVEQPTTPTLSYASVLRQKPQPNMVNPMPKESLLENPFAVLRELGTRSSSQLQSNSNLPYHYYNHN
- the Helz gene encoding probable helicase with zinc finger domain isoform X3, which produces MSKKKESVDDEDKWRWRPPPRGLVADAYTLCETWKTEGTCRYGVQCVEAHGEEELEEWRQRFEERKARLATATYIENLLDKWNTSDDKSSVIAEKIPAGVLSLTCEDLANVVAASKHSKTSWTISAQTTGKTRLRAVALLQDSCREHFRLAEVQIRLGNNPVNLFRPNTNQDWKVPDLAYKNMKPEGKIHYKIKAVFSTDIYGTFRQSIVFDFGSFPVTVKHVSVEVVPGPGKSEEGDSIEADPEEEQERLAEVRSLVVSSAGRWTDGVNATVIPFSSDAYKCLPLTQQPRHALTEIEQELLAAYPVPQPSEFLVSHAVMDRQVTALNFTDRMHQLLFIEELARNDLVSHFNVEVKLLLTSSYLLSTSSAPGSGGGGGGTAKYAPPGELYAQLSLSKDISEDTCSGRLILNNCTSIYISAADEKERLKDVKRTVYEAVIEDKGRSMVYLRLPLGLVKHFNLKADMDFPADVQFQLNRVPFCEWHRAVDQMKSNIRLIFPETLRTPSIPWTPQRQWNDNLDSRLNPKQREAVVAITTPVETPLPPILLIGPFGTGKTYTLAQAIKQILMQPNTKVLVCTHSNSAADLYIKDYLHPYVLEGHEEARPLRIYYTRRWVTTVNQIVQKYCLIDVSETERTFRSPSVEDIDRHRVIVVTLSISMHLSSIGLKKGHFTHILLDEAAQAMECEAIMPLAIADEKTRIVLAGDHMQLSPEVHSPFAREKGLHYSLLERLYDHYPPNFPCKILLCENYRAHEAIINFTSELFYDQKLISGGHQPRHEKHYPLTFYTTRGEDVQDQNSTAYFNNAEVYEIVERVAELRKKWPKEWGRLDEHSIGVMTPYADQVFRIRAELRKRRMGGTSVERVLNVQGKQFRAVFLSTVRTRNTCKTGTKEASAEDVDYGFLSNSKLLNTAITRAQSLVAVIGDPVALCSIGRCRKVWERFINICHQNRSLHGITWANLRAQLDGVEMRCTYTLNPLAPEFVPRQMQSEAAASKPMPNVFTGANLNYNQMPMTTPSNLSYAQMFYMNPQMFMSPQMMYPPTPWKPRVNPPPPQRAPIIRQPAPPNFFPPPYPGQPPRMPPQMPGMRPQPMHPPMAQPHAAPQPPPPPRVPVQQRIMPPERVGGANPETDQLKQIQFLSNVHFPPERHPSPASSANSWETNSMMSEKIIPRRMYPAVQQQPIRPMPHHPGVAPPPPVSTPQRVSQMQALLPPNYTLEMMLVDTTAQYEWHRHLIETCGPEIGAKFVEMIVSANNKKKVLPEVKTSIPQLQPMVQQMPPQHIAHNRQPQMMPPVTHIMSPTAMSTPMSHQHLMPMQGAASHQQQLSPMTQHKQNEVVEDVVRSLDKLLASSSIAEKAKMINNMPDRIPLPPQFENQYVNRMPAAPMKMPLEFHNGNNLPMESMDMFNDDPIPLPPDFRRREMERMQHLGGGMSDMPPLTRSRLFHLQQREEPVNRVDSWLNSTPMPSTASRLSRLESTYTHAPDRLVDRIFSAPSPPHPDHEQPSGNSEIVEQPTTPTLSYASVLRQKPQPNMVNPMPKESLLENPFAVLRELGTRSSSQLQSNSNLPYHYYNHN